The Streptomyces sp. Mut1 genome window below encodes:
- the prcA gene encoding proteasome subunit alpha encodes MSTPFYVSPQQAMADRAEYARKGIARGRSLVVLQYADGIVFVGENPSRALHKFSEIYDRIGFAAAGKYNEYENLRIGGVRYADLRGYTYDRDDVTARGLANVYAQTLGTIFSSAAEKPYEVELVVAEVGSEPEGDQIYRLPHDGSIVDEHGSVAVGGNAEQISTFLDQRHRDGMSLAEALKLAVQALSRDPNGSEREIPAERLEVAVLDRTRPQQRKFKRIVGRQLARLLEADASASTPTDAPSDTEDGDGADTPTATADPKSAKGAKGATDTTDSGGDVE; translated from the coding sequence GTGTCGACGCCGTTCTATGTCTCACCTCAGCAGGCCATGGCCGACCGGGCGGAATACGCCCGGAAGGGCATCGCCCGTGGTCGCAGCCTGGTTGTGCTGCAGTACGCCGACGGAATTGTGTTCGTCGGCGAGAACCCGTCCCGTGCGCTGCACAAGTTCAGCGAGATCTATGACCGGATCGGTTTTGCCGCGGCCGGTAAGTACAACGAGTACGAGAACCTCCGCATCGGCGGAGTGCGCTATGCGGATCTGCGTGGATACACCTATGACCGTGACGATGTGACCGCGCGTGGACTGGCGAACGTCTACGCGCAGACGCTCGGCACCATTTTCTCCAGTGCGGCCGAGAAACCGTACGAAGTGGAACTGGTGGTCGCCGAGGTCGGCTCGGAGCCGGAGGGCGACCAGATCTACCGGCTGCCGCACGACGGCTCGATCGTGGACGAGCACGGCTCGGTCGCGGTCGGCGGCAACGCGGAACAGATCAGTACGTTCCTGGATCAGCGCCACCGTGACGGGATGTCGCTCGCCGAGGCGCTGAAGCTGGCCGTGCAGGCGCTGTCCCGCGACCCCAACGGCAGCGAGCGGGAGATCCCCGCCGAGCGGCTGGAGGTCGCGGTCCTGGACCGTACGAGGCCGCAGCAGCGCAAGTTCAAGCGGATCGTCGGTCGGCAACTGGCCCGGCTGCTGGAGGCGGACGCCTCGGCCTCGACGCCGACGGACGCCCCGTCCGACACGGAGGACGGCGACGGCGCGGACACCCCCACGGCCACGGCGGACCCGAAGAGCGCCAAGGGCGCGAAGGGTGCGACCGACACCACCGATTCCGGCGGGGACGTGGAGTAG